Below is a genomic region from Citrobacter europaeus.
TCTGATAAGAGATAAATACGCCGCGCGCGCGACGATAGATCTCAGAGAAACGCTCACAGGCCGCGCCGACCGTTGGGGTGTAGATAACCGGCATCATCTCATCGAGGTGATTATGCACGAGTCGGTAAAACAGGGTTTCGTTGGTGTCCTGGATGTTACGCAGATAAATGTGTTTATCAATTTCAGTTTTGAATCCCTGATATTGGATCCAGGCGCGTTCGGCCTGTTCTTCAATCGTCTCGACCACTTCCGGCAGTAACCCCAGCAGGTTGAAGTTACGGCGTTCTTCCACACTGAAAGCGCTCCCTTTATTCAGTAAGGGGAATTCCAGCAGTACCGGGCCAGCGTAAGGGATGTAAAGGGAACGCAGTTTTTTAGTTTCGTTTTCCATGTCACTCACTCTTTTTTGAATAACCGTCCCTGGCACTCTTTATGATCGTATGTGGCCTGTTCGCCAGGGAAACGGGCGAAGTATAAAGCATTGTGAATGGGTAAAGGGGTTTTATAAGCAAAAACACCACTGCGGTTGCAATGGTGTTTATCTCGTTATTCAGTCAGACGTGCGAAAGGTCTACTTGCCGTCAGCGCGGCGCTTTCTTCCGGTAGGATTATTGACCACGCTGGTTTTGTCACCTTCGGTCACGGATTTACGTTGATTTGAGATTTTGTGGTCCAGTCCGAGAATATGACGGGCCTGACGGTTCGATTTCATTCTAACTCCTTAATCCTGTTACTGGTTTCAAGGGCGAGCCCGTATGACAACGGACGAAATACAACCTGATAGAAAGCCGATGTTCAAAATAACGGCTTTCTGGATGGTCGGTCATTTTATCTGAAAGGTCAATGCTTAAGCGGCAAATGAGAACTTTCCCGTATGTGCCATGCTTTTTCTCAGCCGTCCTATACTTGTAACTCCAACGACAACACAGGAGAACGGTAATGACTATCCATAAGAAAGGTCAGGCACACTGGGAAGGCGACATTAAGCGCGGTAAAGGTACCGTATCGACCGAAAGTGGCGTGTTGAATCAGCAACCGTATGGGTTTAATACCCGATTCGAAGGGGTGAAAGGCACCAATCCCGAGGAGTTGATTGGCGCGGCCCATGCGGCCTGCTTCTCAATGGCGCTTTCTCTGATGTTGGGCGAAGCGGGTTTTACGCCAGATGCCATTGATACCACTGCCGATGTTTCTCTGGATAAAGTGGATGCCGGGTTTGCTATCACCAAAGTCGCGCTGCACAG
It encodes:
- the sra gene encoding stationary-phase-induced ribosome-associated protein, which produces MKSNRQARHILGLDHKISNQRKSVTEGDKTSVVNNPTGRKRRADGK
- the osmC gene encoding peroxiredoxin OsmC yields the protein MTIHKKGQAHWEGDIKRGKGTVSTESGVLNQQPYGFNTRFEGVKGTNPEELIGAAHAACFSMALSLMLGEAGFTPDAIDTTADVSLDKVDAGFAITKVALHSEVSVPGIDAATFDGIIQKAKAGCPVSQVLNAEITLDYQLKS